From Halotia branconii CENA392, the proteins below share one genomic window:
- a CDS encoding glycosyltransferase family 4 protein — translation MKILFLDQSGKPGGAELCLIDIAKPYRDRSMVGLFADGSFKTLLKQHHIPVEVLATQPISVRKQSNLVQALGSLGQLAPLLAKVIQRAKKYDIIYANTQKALVIGALASFLARRPLVYHLHDILSTEHFSQINLRVAVNLANKFASLVIANSQASQKAFVQAGGRPELTTIVYNGFEPQIYQTCESEIKQLRQDLGIAEKFVVGHFSRLAPWKGQHILISALAQCPENVTAILVGDALFGEQDYVKQLHQQIAILGLEKRVKFLGFRVDIPQLMAACDLVAHTSTSPEPFGRVIVEAMLCGKPVVAAKAGGAIELVEDGINGFLVTPKEPQELAQVIHTCVQEPEMTARIASHARTLASQRFDVTVINDVIAKLLKRLIASLQTN, via the coding sequence ATGAAAATTTTATTTTTAGACCAAAGTGGTAAGCCAGGCGGTGCAGAATTATGTTTAATAGATATTGCTAAACCATATCGCGATCGCAGTATGGTAGGATTGTTTGCCGATGGATCTTTTAAAACTCTATTAAAGCAGCATCACATCCCAGTTGAAGTTCTCGCCACTCAACCTATTTCAGTCCGCAAACAAAGCAATTTAGTCCAAGCCTTAGGAAGTCTGGGACAACTCGCGCCACTGCTAGCTAAAGTTATCCAAAGAGCTAAAAAATACGATATTATTTATGCCAATACCCAAAAAGCTTTAGTTATTGGGGCATTAGCTAGCTTTCTGGCTCGTCGTCCTTTGGTTTATCATTTACATGATATTCTTTCTACAGAACATTTTAGCCAAATTAATCTGCGTGTTGCAGTTAATTTAGCTAATAAATTTGCATCATTAGTAATTGCCAATTCTCAAGCGAGTCAAAAAGCTTTTGTGCAAGCCGGAGGACGACCAGAATTAACTACTATTGTCTATAACGGCTTTGAACCACAAATTTATCAAACTTGCGAGTCTGAAATTAAACAATTGCGGCAAGATTTAGGGATAGCAGAAAAATTTGTAGTTGGACACTTCAGCCGACTTGCACCTTGGAAAGGTCAGCATATTTTAATTTCTGCACTTGCTCAATGTCCTGAAAATGTGACAGCAATTTTAGTCGGTGATGCTTTATTTGGTGAACAAGATTATGTTAAACAATTACACCAACAAATTGCTATATTAGGTCTAGAAAAGCGCGTCAAATTTTTAGGATTTCGTGTTGATATTCCTCAGTTAATGGCAGCTTGTGACTTGGTAGCACACACATCAACCTCCCCAGAACCCTTTGGTAGAGTCATTGTGGAGGCGATGCTATGTGGCAAACCTGTGGTTGCAGCTAAAGCTGGAGGCGCAATAGAATTAGTCGAAGATGGAATTAATGGTTTTCTGGTGACACCAAAAGAACCTCAAGAATTGGCACAAGTAATTCATACATGTGTTCAAGAACCAGAGATGACTGCAAGAATAGCAAGTCATGCCAGAACTCTTGCTAGTCAACGTTTTGATGTAACAGTTATCAATGATGTCATTGCCAAACTATTAAAGCGATTAATCGCGTCTCTACAAACCAACTAA